DNA from Vibrio alfacsensis:
TTTCACTGGTGCCTGCCAACTGCACAGTATACTGGGCAGAAGTAACATCAACGATTTGACCACGGAAGATATCAGCGGTTCGTTTAACCTCGGCTCGAGCGAACCCACTCGCCTTGACCTTCACCATCATAAGCTCACGCTCGATGTGATCAAACTCGGTGACTTCTTGGACTTTCAGCACATCAATCAACTTATTAAGTTGCTTCTGAATTTGTTCAAGTTGCATTTCATCCGATGTCGTTGTGATGTTGAGGCGCGATAAGGTTTCATCATCCGTAGGGGAAACCGTTAGAGATTCAATGTTGTAACCACGCTGAGAGAATAGCCCCACAACTCGAGATAATGCGCCCGGTTGGTTTTCCAATAACAAAGAAATAATGTGTCTCATATTAAGTTCTCTCCGTTTTGCTTAGCCACATCTTATCCATACCCTCACCTTTAATTTGCATTGGGTATACGTGTTCAGTTTCGTCAACATTGATATCAACGAAAACCAGACGATCTTTCATATCTAACGCTTTTTGCAAACCAGCCTCTAGCTGATCTGGCGTTTCAATACGAATGCCGACGTGACCATAAGCTTCTGCAATTGCGGCAAAATCCGGAACGGAGCTCATGTATGAGTTAGAGTGACGGCCTTGATAAATAATGTCTTGCCATTGCTTTACCATGCCCAAAAATCGGTTATTCAAGTTAATGATCTTCACCGGAATATCGTATTGCATTGCCGTCGATAGCTCTTGAATATTCATCTGGATGCTACCATCACCAGTAACCACCACGACTTCTTCCTCTGGCATGGCAAACTTCACGCCCATACCCGCTGGTAAACCAAAGCCCATAGTGCCTAGACCACCAGAGTTGATCCAGCGACGCGGTTTATTAAATGGGTAATACAAGGCTGCAAACATTTGATGCTGACCAACATCAGAGGCAACGTACGCATCACCATTTGTCAGCTTATGCAGTGTTTCAATAACTTGCTGAGGTTTGATGCGTTCTTCTGACGTTTCATAACTTAAACACTGACGATCTCGCCACACTTGGATGGCATCCCACCAAGAATCTAGAGCCGCTCTATCATTCGCTAGTCCTTGATCATTAAGCAACCCAACCATGTGTTCCAATACTTTTTCAGCGGAACCTACGATAGGCAGATCCACTTTAACGTTTTTGGAAATCGAAGATGGATCGATGTCGATATGCATGATTTTGGCGTTTGGACAGTACTTCTCAAGATTGTTAGTCGTACGGTCATCAAATCGAACACCAATACCAAAAATCAAATCTGCCTCGTGCATCGCCATATTGGCTTCATATGTGCCATGCATGCCAAGCATACCGAGTGAGTGTTTATGAGTCCCAGGGAAAGCCCCTAATCCCATCAAAGTACTGACAACCGGAAGATTTAATTGATCCGAAAGAACTTGAATATATTCATGAGCTCCTGAAATGACAGCGCCACCACCGATGTATAGCACAGGTTTTTTGGCTTCAACCAAAGCTTTCAGCGCTTTCTTGATTTGACCTTTATGACCCGAGGTCGTTGGTTTGTAGGAGCGCATCAAAATGCTTTCAGGGTATTCATAAGGAAGCTTGATTTGTGGGTTCAAAATGTCTTTTGGTAAATCAATCACAACCGGACCAGGTCGACCAGTCGTCGAGATATAAAACGCTTTTTTGATCGTTTCAGGGATATCTTCTGCTTTTTTCACCAAAAAACTGTGTTTCACCACAGGACGAGAGACACCAACGATGTCACACTCTTGAAAAGCATCATTGCCTATCAGGTTATTTGGCACGTTACCTGAAATCACGATCATTGGGATCGAGTCCATATAGGCTGTCG
Protein-coding regions in this window:
- the ilvN gene encoding acetolactate synthase small subunit yields the protein MRHIISLLLENQPGALSRVVGLFSQRGYNIESLTVSPTDDETLSRLNITTTSDEMQLEQIQKQLNKLIDVLKVQEVTEFDHIERELMMVKVKASGFARAEVKRTADIFRGQIVDVTSAQYTVQLAGTSEKLDAFIQAISEVTDVVEVARSGVVGIARGERALKP
- a CDS encoding acetolactate synthase 3 large subunit — translated: MTAMLSGAEMVVQSLIEEDVEQIFGYPGGSVLDIYDALHAKTDQIKHVLVRHEQAATHMADGYARATGKPGVVLVCSGPGATNTITGIATAYMDSIPMIVISGNVPNNLIGNDAFQECDIVGVSRPVVKHSFLVKKAEDIPETIKKAFYISTTGRPGPVVIDLPKDILNPQIKLPYEYPESILMRSYKPTTSGHKGQIKKALKALVEAKKPVLYIGGGAVISGAHEYIQVLSDQLNLPVVSTLMGLGAFPGTHKHSLGMLGMHGTYEANMAMHEADLIFGIGVRFDDRTTNNLEKYCPNAKIMHIDIDPSSISKNVKVDLPIVGSAEKVLEHMVGLLNDQGLANDRAALDSWWDAIQVWRDRQCLSYETSEERIKPQQVIETLHKLTNGDAYVASDVGQHQMFAALYYPFNKPRRWINSGGLGTMGFGLPAGMGVKFAMPEEEVVVVTGDGSIQMNIQELSTAMQYDIPVKIINLNNRFLGMVKQWQDIIYQGRHSNSYMSSVPDFAAIAEAYGHVGIRIETPDQLEAGLQKALDMKDRLVFVDINVDETEHVYPMQIKGEGMDKMWLSKTERT